The DNA sequence AGAAGCCGTGCTGGCGGACCCCGCTACAAAGGAGAGACCGCGATGATCATCGTGCTGAGGTCGGGATCGACGGACGCCGAGCTCGAAGATGTGTGCCAGCGCATCCGGCGGATGGGGTACACGCCGCACACGATCCGTGGCGAGCTGCGGACCGTGATCGGCGCGGTGGGCGACGACCGTGGCAAGGAGCGGCTCCGGAGCCTCGAATCGCTCGAGTGCGTGGAGCTGGTCCAGCCGATCCTGCAGCCGTTCAAGCTCGCCAGCCGGGAAGTGCGGAGCGAGGCGACGCGGGTGCGCGTGGGCGATGTCACGATCGGTGGCGACCGACTGGTGATCATGGCGGGCCCCTGCTCCGTGGAGTCGCGGGAGCAGTTGCTGGAGGTGGCGGGACGGGTGAAGGAGGCGGGCGCCACGATCTTGCGCGGCGGCGCGTTCAAGCCGCGCACCTCGCCGTACGCCTTCCAGGGCCTGGAAGAGGAGGGGCTGAAGCTCCTGGACGAGGCCAGACGCGAGACGGGCTTGCCGGTCGTGACCGAGGTGATGGAGCCGGACAAGGTCGACGTGGTGGCCGAGCACGCGGACATCCTCCAGATCGGGGCCCGCAA is a window from the Candidatus Methylomirabilota bacterium genome containing:
- the aroF gene encoding 3-deoxy-7-phosphoheptulonate synthase, coding for MIIVLRSGSTDAELEDVCQRIRRMGYTPHTIRGELRTVIGAVGDDRGKERLRSLESLECVELVQPILQPFKLASREVRSEATRVRVGDVTIGGDRLVIMAGPCSVESREQLLEVAGRVKEAGATILRGGAFKPRTSPYAFQGLEEEGLKLLDEARRETGLPVVTEVMEPDKVDVVAEHADILQIGARNVQNFSLLRRVAETKKPVLLKRGMSTSIQEWLLSAEYVLAGGNPNVILCERGIRTFETATRFTLDLNAVPVVKKLSHLPIVVDPSHGTGHWEYVESMAMAAVAAGADGLIIEVHPRPAEALS